In Streptobacillus ratti, one DNA window encodes the following:
- a CDS encoding ShlB/FhaC/HecB family hemolysin secretion/activation protein, producing the protein MKSLLTIIFTPLILYSTIVDKVIYNGIENSKAIFLNSDIKRGEELDISKIDTLAENFKYVKNNNIDIKIEPSDNEGMSNIVINNKKTNPFKLSISLDNHGKNIEEGKYRYTINTGLEGLILNEKLDISYTFVTPKLPNKIFKKDIDELLPGEELEEIKDKRFARRNENLNINLSFPIKNNKIYLIYSNSIYLKSLFTENDNRYDVSGVSNKYEIKIDRKVNRYINLNLGYYHIDRKSYVEDVKNAHDKINNISIGFNTRIKEKHKLNLKFNNKVINKKYIPSFNMEYKYKEMIDISNIIEYGKLNTDMSLNLKYRSIYSNIGFSTDYKYFSPNIKLGVNFNISRLNIDSCLEYNQVFRALFAIKFD; encoded by the coding sequence ATGAAAAGTTTATTAACAATAATATTTACACCATTAATACTATATTCTACAATAGTAGATAAAGTAATATATAATGGGATAGAGAATAGTAAAGCAATATTTTTAAATAGTGATATAAAAAGAGGAGAAGAACTAGATATATCTAAAATAGATACCTTAGCTGAAAATTTTAAATATGTTAAAAATAATAATATTGATATTAAAATAGAACCATCAGATAATGAGGGAATGTCAAATATAGTTATAAACAACAAAAAAACTAATCCTTTTAAATTATCAATATCTTTAGATAATCATGGTAAAAATATTGAAGAGGGGAAATATAGGTATACTATTAATACAGGACTAGAGGGACTAATTTTAAATGAAAAACTAGATATTAGTTATACTTTTGTAACTCCCAAACTTCCCAATAAAATATTTAAAAAAGATATAGATGAATTATTACCAGGAGAAGAATTAGAAGAAATAAAGGATAAAAGGTTTGCAAGAAGAAATGAGAATTTAAATATAAACCTATCATTTCCAATAAAGAATAATAAAATATACTTAATCTATTCAAATTCAATATATTTAAAAAGCCTATTTACAGAAAATGATAATAGATATGATGTTTCTGGAGTTAGTAATAAATATGAGATTAAGATTGATAGAAAAGTTAATAGATATATAAATTTAAATTTAGGATATTATCATATAGATAGAAAGAGTTATGTAGAAGATGTAAAGAATGCACATGATAAGATAAATAATATTTCTATTGGATTTAATACAAGAATAAAAGAGAAACATAAACTTAATTTAAAATTTAATAATAAGGTAATAAATAAAAAATATATACCGAGTTTTAATATGGAATATAAGTATAAGGAGATGATAGATATTTCTAATATTATAGAATATGGTAAATTAAATACAGATATGTCTTTAAATTTAAAGTATAGAAGTATATATTCAAATATTGGATTTAGTACAGATTATAAATATTTTTCTCCTAATATAAAATTAGGTGTTAATTTTAATATTAGTAGATTAAATATAGATTCATGTTTAGAATATAATCAAGTATTTCGTGCCTTATTTGCTATTAAGTTTGAT